In Geotalea uraniireducens, one genomic interval encodes:
- a CDS encoding IPT/TIG domain-containing protein, with the protein MPVNIPVFCTALIPSPSGSQSYTINNVPTGVTYQIYVVLDMNNDGVLDYGDIEQANADRAAPSITVTTNNQVASSITLAAANAQAAITTNHGVVEGGSSWLNLSLILKGMQKQPVNVTVNGPGISATTLGLSNWGEFNWWLTPSGSVNVGDTYAFTTYYVDGSQETINAQISAIIDSYPTPVSPVGLVPYSGNDKPTFTWTAPVAPPTAYSYQISLNGPNLNWNPSSDSQIPSGNTSVVYNYDNTASQSSLVDGNTYYWTISVVDANGNMGGYQTQFTPTSQPAISAFSPASSDVGGTVTIHGINFDPVAANNSVTFGNSVSVTASSVSPDGTILTAVVPNTGNGNLTVTVVGKSPVTSSQPFYIGSTVSFTGKVLDSGNAPVAGATITMENYPLETTTSAADGTFTLTGLPGNNTPFRLIIAKSGYLPVYTDTLYTFTASFDYSSMPYYLYTGSELGLGSGKSAVFARVLNSLDFSPVSGVTATASSSYHPSSPYTVGYLNSATGSFTGTATDASGILRVLNLDGGDFVTLAASKSGWSFSTPSFNAPGDAVVELGIIGSPPPSPSISTLSPTKAKVGSQVTIFGGNFGATPADNVVKFNGVTASIISVTSQSQILVTVPQGATTGPVTVTTIGGTATSADTFTLQNTLSVTVAGTGGGSVNSITNGLSFSCASGTCSSDFDSGASLTLSATPGSGSLFTGWSGACTGTGNCSVTLNGNQTATATFDIIPNVQMGSVYYGTLLDAYNAAVTGAIIKSQAITFPAFDLNRDIAVTLAGGYDTSINSVTGYTTISGLTISLGSATIDKIAVQ; encoded by the coding sequence ATGCCGGTCAATATCCCGGTATTCTGTACTGCCCTTATTCCGAGTCCGTCCGGTTCGCAAAGCTATACCATCAATAACGTTCCCACCGGTGTAACCTACCAGATTTACGTGGTGCTCGACATGAACAATGACGGTGTCTTGGATTATGGCGACATCGAACAGGCGAATGCCGATCGGGCAGCCCCGTCGATTACCGTTACCACGAACAATCAGGTGGCGTCGTCTATCACGCTTGCCGCGGCGAATGCCCAGGCTGCCATCACAACCAACCATGGTGTGGTGGAGGGGGGAAGCAGCTGGCTGAATCTCAGCCTGATTCTGAAGGGGATGCAGAAGCAGCCGGTCAACGTCACGGTTAACGGCCCCGGGATTTCCGCAACCACCCTCGGGCTGTCCAATTGGGGCGAATTTAACTGGTGGCTCACGCCGAGCGGTTCGGTGAACGTTGGTGATACCTATGCATTCACGACCTATTATGTCGATGGAAGTCAGGAAACGATCAACGCGCAGATATCGGCAATCATCGACAGTTATCCCACTCCTGTTTCACCGGTGGGGCTGGTCCCTTACAGCGGCAATGATAAACCAACCTTTACCTGGACGGCACCCGTCGCGCCGCCGACAGCCTATTCCTATCAGATTTCCCTGAATGGTCCCAACCTGAATTGGAATCCCTCTAGCGATAGCCAGATCCCGTCAGGGAATACATCCGTCGTTTATAACTATGATAATACTGCCAGTCAGAGTTCGCTGGTTGACGGTAATACCTATTACTGGACAATCTCCGTGGTTGACGCCAACGGCAATATGGGTGGGTACCAGACCCAGTTCACCCCGACGAGCCAGCCGGCCATCTCCGCGTTCTCTCCGGCATCCTCGGATGTCGGCGGCACTGTCACCATTCACGGTATCAATTTCGATCCGGTGGCAGCCAACAACAGCGTGACGTTTGGCAACAGTGTTTCGGTGACGGCTTCATCGGTGTCCCCCGATGGCACGATTTTGACTGCCGTTGTGCCGAATACTGGAAACGGGAATCTTACCGTAACTGTAGTCGGTAAATCGCCAGTTACCAGCTCTCAACCCTTCTACATTGGATCTACCGTTTCCTTTACTGGTAAGGTGCTAGATTCCGGCAATGCCCCTGTCGCCGGAGCCACCATAACAATGGAAAATTATCCGCTTGAAACAACTACTTCAGCTGCCGACGGGACTTTTACCCTTACGGGACTTCCGGGTAACAACACACCATTCAGGCTAATCATTGCCAAGAGCGGTTATCTTCCGGTCTATACCGATACCCTGTATACGTTTACTGCAAGTTTCGACTACAGCAGTATGCCCTACTATCTTTATACCGGCAGCGAACTGGGGCTTGGTTCCGGCAAGTCCGCCGTTTTCGCCCGGGTGCTCAATAGCCTGGATTTTTCGCCGGTCAGTGGTGTTACGGCGACAGCCTCTAGTTCATATCATCCGTCGTCGCCCTATACGGTCGGCTATCTGAATTCGGCGACCGGCAGCTTCACCGGGACAGCTACTGACGCAAGTGGTATCTTGCGGGTGCTTAACCTCGATGGAGGCGACTTTGTTACTCTGGCGGCTTCCAAGAGTGGCTGGTCGTTCTCTACGCCAAGTTTTAACGCCCCCGGTGATGCAGTGGTAGAACTCGGCATTATCGGTTCGCCGCCGCCATCTCCTTCTATTTCGACATTGTCGCCGACCAAGGCAAAAGTCGGCTCCCAGGTAACGATCTTCGGTGGCAATTTTGGTGCGACACCAGCCGATAACGTTGTAAAGTTCAATGGCGTTACAGCCAGCATCATCAGCGTTACTTCGCAATCACAGATTCTTGTTACTGTTCCCCAAGGGGCGACCACTGGTCCGGTGACCGTTACGACCATTGGCGGAACGGCTACCAGCGCTGATACCTTTACCCTGCAAAATACGTTGTCGGTCACCGTGGCCGGTACCGGCGGCGGTTCGGTGAACAGTATTACCAACGGGCTCTCGTTTTCCTGTGCCAGCGGTACCTGCAGCTCCGATTTCGATTCCGGGGCCTCGCTGACCTTGTCTGCCACTCCCGGTAGCGGTTCGCTCTTCACCGGCTGGTCCGGTGCCTGTACCGGTACGGGCAATTGTTCGGTAACACTTAACGGCAATCAGACGGCGACTGCCACTTTCGATATAATCCCGAATGTCCAGATGGGGTCTGTCTATTACGGCACACTACTCGATGCCTATAATGCTGCTGTGACAGGGGCTATAATCAAGTCCCAGGCGATAACCTTTCCTGCTTTCGATTTGAACCGGGATATCGCGGTAACGTTGGCGGGTGGGTATGATACGTCCATTAATTCTGTGACGGGCTATACAACGATCAGTGGTTTGACGATTTCCCTCGGTTCTGCGACCATCGACAAGATTGCTGTTCAATAA
- a CDS encoding 2-oxoacid:acceptor oxidoreductase family protein, which translates to MRYDLFIAGFGGQGVLLAGNLLGYAAINEGKNVSFFPSYGVEKRGGAAMCTVVIADDEVGSPVVGEPSVAVILNQASFDKFAGRVKSGGLCIVNTSLVEMGGVSRDDVEFLGIPMNDIAIELGDPRMVNMVAVGAYVTKSGAVSFASLEAALRETLPERNHRFIPANVRAMEAGAAWATG; encoded by the coding sequence ATGCGTTACGATCTGTTCATTGCCGGATTCGGCGGCCAAGGGGTGTTGCTCGCCGGCAATCTGCTCGGCTATGCCGCAATCAATGAAGGAAAGAATGTCTCCTTTTTCCCCTCCTATGGTGTCGAAAAGCGGGGCGGGGCTGCCATGTGCACGGTAGTTATCGCCGATGACGAAGTCGGTTCGCCGGTAGTCGGTGAGCCTTCGGTGGCGGTAATTCTCAATCAGGCGTCCTTTGACAAGTTTGCCGGTCGGGTCAAATCGGGCGGGCTGTGTATCGTTAATACTTCACTCGTGGAGATGGGTGGGGTGTCGCGTGACGACGTCGAATTTCTCGGCATCCCGATGAATGACATTGCCATTGAGTTGGGCGATCCCCGGATGGTAAACATGGTGGCGGTCGGGGCCTATGTTACGAAAAGCGGTGCTGTTTCTTTTGCTTCCCTTGAAGCGGCGCTTCGAGAAACGCTGCCGGAACGGAATCACCGGTTCATCCCCGCCAACGTTCGGGCCATGGAGGCGGGAGCCGCCTGGGCCACTGGCTGA
- a CDS encoding thiamine pyrophosphate-dependent enzyme codes for MQQVFKRPVSLKDIQTHFCPGCHHGTFHRLVAEALDEFGVQGRTIGVASVGCSVFLYGYFDIDVVEAPHGRAPAVATGVKRARPDTFVFTYQGDGDLAAIGTSEIIHAANRGEDLTVIFVNNTTYGMTGGQMAPTTLVGQKTSTSPYGRNRTKDGAPIRMAELLAQLEGVAFSARVAVNNPKNLLEAKKQIKKAFRYQVEGKGFSFIEALSACPTNWGMDALTANERVGSEMIDYFPLGVYKDVADGGRR; via the coding sequence ATGCAACAGGTTTTCAAGAGACCAGTCAGTCTCAAAGATATTCAGACGCATTTCTGTCCCGGCTGCCATCACGGCACCTTTCACCGACTCGTCGCCGAAGCTCTGGATGAATTCGGCGTCCAGGGCCGGACCATCGGCGTCGCCTCCGTCGGCTGTTCCGTCTTTCTCTACGGTTATTTCGATATCGATGTCGTCGAGGCGCCCCATGGCCGAGCGCCGGCGGTTGCCACCGGCGTAAAGCGAGCCCGGCCCGATACCTTCGTCTTTACCTATCAAGGGGACGGCGATCTGGCGGCCATTGGTACTTCCGAAATCATTCATGCTGCCAACCGCGGGGAAGATCTCACCGTCATCTTTGTCAATAACACTACCTACGGCATGACCGGTGGACAGATGGCGCCGACCACCCTGGTCGGCCAGAAAACCTCCACCTCGCCCTATGGTAGAAACCGGACCAAGGACGGCGCGCCGATCAGGATGGCGGAGTTGCTGGCCCAGCTCGAAGGGGTTGCTTTTTCCGCCCGGGTGGCGGTCAATAATCCGAAAAATCTGTTGGAGGCCAAAAAGCAGATCAAAAAGGCGTTCCGATACCAGGTGGAGGGAAAAGGCTTTTCATTTATCGAAGCTCTGTCCGCCTGTCCCACCAACTGGGGGATGGACGCCCTCACCGCCAACGAGCGTGTCGGCTCGGAGATGATCGACTACTTCCCGCTCGGCGTCTACAAAGACGTGGCCGACGGCGGAAGGCGATAA
- a CDS encoding 3-methyl-2-oxobutanoate dehydrogenase subunit VorB, translated as MTKRLFMKGNEALAMAAIEAGCRYYFGYPITPQSDIPEYMSRELPKLGGEFLQAESEVASINMLLGAAATGVRAMTSSSSPGISLKQEGISYMAGAELPGVIVNICRSGPGLGGIDASQADYFQAVKGGGHGGYHIIVLAPSSVQEMYDLTMLAFDLADLYRMPAMILGDSVIGQMKESFVPNTRPVRELPVKEWAVRGKGAGEQRVVKSLYLGDGELEAHNWKLHGRYAELREKEARWEEFLLDDAELAVTAFGSAARIAKSAVMAAREKGLKVGLLRPITLFPFPAQAFAVATQNCKKVLDVELNAGQMVEDVRLSVTRDAEVCFYGRPPGAGSLPTPEELLVQIEKHYPVPVPGR; from the coding sequence TTGACGAAGCGATTGTTTATGAAGGGGAACGAGGCGTTGGCCATGGCGGCGATTGAAGCCGGATGCCGTTACTATTTCGGTTATCCCATTACCCCCCAGAGCGACATCCCGGAATACATGTCGCGTGAATTGCCCAAGCTTGGCGGTGAATTTCTGCAGGCGGAGAGTGAAGTAGCCTCGATCAATATGTTGCTTGGTGCCGCAGCTACTGGCGTCCGGGCCATGACCTCCTCGTCAAGCCCGGGGATTTCCCTGAAACAGGAGGGGATTTCCTATATGGCCGGTGCCGAACTGCCGGGAGTGATTGTCAATATCTGCCGGTCGGGACCGGGGCTGGGGGGGATTGATGCTTCCCAGGCCGATTATTTTCAGGCGGTAAAGGGGGGAGGTCACGGCGGCTACCATATTATCGTCCTTGCGCCATCATCGGTGCAAGAGATGTACGACCTGACCATGCTGGCCTTCGACCTGGCCGATCTGTACCGGATGCCGGCGATGATCCTCGGCGATTCGGTAATCGGCCAGATGAAGGAGTCGTTTGTCCCCAACACGCGTCCGGTGCGGGAGCTGCCGGTCAAAGAGTGGGCGGTGCGAGGAAAAGGGGCCGGCGAGCAGCGGGTGGTGAAGTCTCTCTATCTGGGCGACGGCGAATTGGAGGCCCATAACTGGAAGCTCCATGGTCGCTATGCCGAACTGCGGGAGAAGGAAGCCCGCTGGGAAGAGTTCTTGCTGGACGATGCCGAGTTAGCCGTTACCGCCTTCGGTTCGGCGGCGCGCATCGCCAAAAGCGCGGTGATGGCGGCTCGGGAAAAGGGGCTCAAGGTCGGTCTCCTCCGGCCGATCACGCTGTTTCCTTTCCCTGCTCAAGCATTTGCCGTCGCCACGCAGAACTGCAAGAAGGTGCTTGATGTGGAACTCAACGCCGGGCAGATGGTCGAGGATGTCCGGCTGTCGGTTACCCGCGACGCCGAGGTCTGCTTTTACGGCCGTCCCCCCGGGGCTGGTTCGCTGCCGACGCCGGAAGAGCTGCTGGTGCAGATTGAAAAGCATTATCCGGTGCCAGTGCCGGGACGATAG
- a CDS encoding 4Fe-4S dicluster domain-containing protein: MATIEIDELRCKGCGLCTLACSRKLIVMGEIINKHGYVTARFTRCEQCTGCALCAEICPDVAITVFK, translated from the coding sequence ATGGCTACTATTGAGATAGATGAATTGCGCTGTAAAGGATGCGGTCTTTGCACGCTTGCCTGCTCCCGCAAGCTGATAGTAATGGGCGAAATCATCAACAAGCATGGTTATGTGACAGCACGTTTCACCCGCTGTGAACAATGTACCGGCTGTGCTCTCTGCGCGGAGATTTGCCCTGATGTAGCCATAACGGTTTTCAAGTAA
- a CDS encoding MucR family transcriptional regulator, producing MAPTLLELTASIVSSHAAVSELSTEELVQEIQKIYSTLQQLEGGVAEAGQAEEQKAPAMTLKKAFQPDQVCCMICGKGGMKTLTRHLAQVHNMKPGEYRKQFGIPSSQPLTAKKFSEARKKMAQERGLADNLAKARAVRAAKLKEKKAAVAEKPAKAPRKKKA from the coding sequence ATGGCACCGACCCTATTGGAACTGACGGCAAGCATTGTATCTTCCCACGCAGCAGTGTCAGAGCTTTCTACTGAGGAACTGGTACAGGAGATCCAGAAGATCTACTCTACCCTGCAACAACTCGAAGGAGGCGTTGCCGAAGCGGGACAGGCAGAAGAACAGAAAGCTCCGGCCATGACCTTGAAGAAGGCTTTCCAACCCGATCAGGTCTGTTGCATGATTTGCGGCAAAGGGGGAATGAAGACCCTGACCCGTCACCTGGCCCAGGTACACAACATGAAACCGGGCGAATACCGCAAACAGTTCGGTATCCCGAGCAGCCAGCCCCTGACCGCCAAAAAATTCTCCGAAGCCCGCAAGAAGATGGCCCAAGAGCGAGGCCTCGCCGATAATCTTGCCAAGGCCCGTGCCGTCCGGGCAGCCAAACTCAAAGAGAAAAAGGCCGCTGTTGCCGAGAAACCGGCCAAGGCTCCTCGCAAGAAAAAGGCCTGA
- the rsmA gene encoding 16S rRNA (adenine(1518)-N(6)/adenine(1519)-N(6))-dimethyltransferase RsmA, with translation MIRAKKSLGQNFLTDRNVLSRIAECVALAPTDRILEVGPGKGALTELLVPGCARLVAVELDSRLVPLLREKFAGNPRVEIVEADILAVDIQTLLAPTVGQQWKVAANLPYNISTPVLFAFLEHRALFSRLVLMLQKEVGDRLAATPGGKEYGALSVLFRLYFDVVREFIVKPGSFHPVPKVDSAVLSFVPLSEPRVAVGDERLFRRVVKGAFAMRRKTIWNCLKGASLGVADEAIAAALDDSGIDLQRRGETLTLDEFALLTRALLMRRLPE, from the coding sequence ATGATCCGTGCGAAAAAATCGCTTGGCCAGAATTTTCTGACCGACCGCAATGTTCTGAGCCGCATTGCCGAATGCGTCGCGCTTGCCCCCACCGACCGGATTCTCGAGGTTGGCCCGGGGAAAGGGGCGCTCACTGAACTCCTCGTGCCGGGCTGCGCGCGGCTGGTGGCCGTCGAACTCGATTCCCGGCTGGTGCCACTGCTGCGGGAAAAGTTCGCCGGGAATCCTCGCGTGGAAATTGTCGAGGCGGACATCCTCGCCGTCGATATTCAGACCTTGCTGGCTCCCACTGTCGGCCAGCAGTGGAAAGTTGCCGCGAATCTACCGTACAATATCTCCACGCCCGTCCTGTTCGCCTTTCTTGAGCATCGTGCGCTTTTTTCCCGACTGGTCCTGATGCTGCAAAAAGAGGTGGGTGATCGGCTGGCAGCCACCCCGGGGGGGAAGGAGTATGGCGCCTTGTCGGTGCTCTTCCGGCTGTATTTCGACGTTGTACGCGAATTCATCGTCAAACCGGGCTCGTTTCATCCGGTACCGAAAGTTGATTCGGCAGTACTGTCGTTTGTCCCCTTGTCCGAACCTCGGGTTGCCGTGGGCGATGAGCGGCTGTTTCGGCGCGTTGTGAAAGGCGCCTTCGCCATGCGGCGGAAGACGATCTGGAATTGCCTGAAGGGCGCCTCGCTCGGCGTTGCCGACGAGGCGATCGCTGCGGCGCTGGATGACAGCGGCATTGACTTGCAGCGACGGGGCGAAACGTTAACGCTCGATGAATTTGCGCTGCTGACCCGGGCATTGCTGATGCGCCGCCTGCCGGAATGA
- the tsaD gene encoding tRNA (adenosine(37)-N6)-threonylcarbamoyltransferase complex transferase subunit TsaD, with product MLLLAIETSCDETAAAVVRNGREVLANVISSQVKVHAEYGGVVPEIASRKHLEAIPLVIGEALASAAVSLDEIEGIAVTQGPGLAGALLVGVSVAKAIAFARRLPLIGINHIEGHLAAIFLERPVAFPFLALAVSGGHTHLYRVEGFGRYRPLGQTLDDAAGEAFDKVAKLLGLPYPGGIEIDRLAATGNELAVALPRPLLHDGSCNFSFSGLKTAVLTYLQKHPLSEGAVTINDLCASFQRAVCDVLVAKTFQAAEADGIERVVVAGGVACNSVLRRTMTEMARQRGVELLIPSPLLCSDNAAMIAVPADYYLEQGLRGDFSLDALASWPLDKLGRWRDNADSH from the coding sequence ATGCTTCTTCTTGCTATCGAGACATCATGTGACGAAACCGCAGCGGCCGTGGTCCGTAACGGGAGAGAGGTCCTTGCCAATGTCATCTCTTCCCAGGTGAAAGTCCACGCCGAATACGGCGGAGTTGTGCCCGAAATCGCCTCCCGGAAACATCTGGAAGCCATCCCGCTGGTGATTGGCGAGGCGCTGGCGTCGGCTGCCGTCTCCCTTGACGAGATCGAGGGGATTGCGGTTACCCAGGGGCCGGGACTGGCGGGGGCGCTGCTGGTCGGGGTGTCGGTTGCCAAGGCGATCGCCTTTGCCCGCCGGTTGCCGCTGATCGGGATTAATCATATCGAGGGGCACCTGGCGGCGATCTTCCTGGAACGTCCCGTTGCCTTCCCTTTCCTGGCGCTGGCGGTTTCGGGAGGGCATACCCACCTCTACCGGGTCGAAGGGTTCGGCCGCTACCGTCCCCTCGGCCAGACCCTGGACGATGCGGCCGGCGAAGCCTTCGACAAGGTGGCCAAGCTGCTCGGGCTCCCCTATCCGGGCGGCATCGAGATCGACCGGTTGGCAGCGACGGGTAACGAGCTGGCGGTGGCACTTCCCCGGCCGCTCCTTCATGACGGCAGCTGCAATTTCAGTTTCAGCGGCCTGAAGACGGCGGTCTTGACGTATCTGCAGAAACACCCCCTGAGCGAAGGGGCCGTGACCATCAACGACCTGTGTGCTTCGTTCCAGCGGGCGGTCTGTGACGTGCTTGTGGCAAAGACCTTCCAGGCAGCCGAAGCGGATGGCATCGAGCGGGTGGTGGTGGCCGGTGGGGTGGCCTGCAACAGCGTCTTACGGCGAACAATGACGGAAATGGCGCGGCAACGGGGGGTGGAGTTGCTGATCCCGTCGCCGCTCCTCTGCAGCGACAATGCGGCCATGATTGCGGTGCCGGCTGACTATTACCTGGAACAGGGCCTTCGCGGCGATTTCTCCCTCGATGCCCTGGCATCCTGGCCGCTCGACAAGCTGGGCCGGTGGAGGGATAATGCCGACAGCCACTGA
- a CDS encoding PhoH family protein: MIKNFVLDTNVLLYDPQAIYKFKENNIIIPITVIEEVDRFKKDMNETGRNARQVSRYLDEMRQIGSLSTGITLEGGGILRVDMYEERIMKRLPPELREERGDNRILAVALHVQEQDESTPVVFVTKDTNLRIKADALGLRAEDYESDKVDIQELYTGFAELDVDAGLVDRFHGQGWVELPDQSFWPNQFVTLRDMGNPSHTALGKYRADQKRVVPLLKTGKEGIWNIFPRNREQAYAFDLLLDDSVKLVTLVGKAGTGKTLLAIAAGLQKTAEENQYNRLLVSRPVFPMGRDLGFLPGDIEEKLMPWMQPIFDNVELLLSGHEAEKRHSKGYKELMAMGILDIEPLTYIRGRSIPLQYMIVDEAQNLTPHEIKTIITRAGEGTKIVLTGDPYQIDNPYVDSASNGLTYVVERFKEQAIAGHVIMTKGERSELAELAANLL, encoded by the coding sequence ATGATCAAGAACTTTGTGCTCGATACCAACGTCCTATTGTACGACCCCCAAGCGATCTACAAATTCAAGGAAAACAACATCATCATTCCGATTACCGTCATCGAGGAGGTTGACCGGTTCAAGAAAGACATGAACGAAACTGGCCGCAATGCCCGCCAAGTGTCGCGCTATCTCGACGAGATGCGGCAGATCGGTTCGTTGTCGACCGGCATTACCCTTGAAGGCGGCGGCATCCTCCGGGTCGACATGTACGAAGAGCGGATCATGAAGCGCCTCCCTCCCGAGCTCCGGGAGGAGCGGGGGGATAACCGCATTCTCGCGGTGGCCCTTCACGTCCAGGAACAGGATGAGTCGACGCCGGTGGTCTTCGTCACCAAGGACACCAACCTGCGCATCAAGGCTGATGCTTTGGGCCTTCGGGCGGAAGATTACGAATCGGACAAGGTCGATATCCAGGAACTCTACACCGGCTTTGCCGAACTGGACGTCGATGCCGGGCTGGTCGATCGCTTCCACGGCCAGGGGTGGGTCGAACTGCCGGACCAGAGCTTTTGGCCCAACCAGTTCGTGACCCTGCGGGATATGGGCAATCCGTCCCATACCGCCCTGGGCAAATACCGGGCCGACCAGAAGCGGGTGGTGCCGCTTTTGAAGACCGGCAAGGAGGGGATCTGGAACATTTTCCCCCGCAATCGGGAACAGGCTTATGCTTTCGACCTGTTGCTCGACGATTCCGTCAAGCTGGTGACCCTGGTCGGCAAGGCCGGGACGGGGAAGACGCTGCTTGCCATCGCTGCCGGGTTGCAAAAAACCGCTGAAGAGAACCAGTACAACCGACTGCTGGTTTCGCGGCCGGTGTTCCCCATGGGACGAGATCTCGGGTTCCTTCCCGGGGACATTGAGGAGAAGCTGATGCCGTGGATGCAGCCAATCTTCGACAACGTCGAGCTGCTACTGTCGGGGCACGAGGCGGAGAAACGGCACAGCAAGGGGTACAAGGAGCTGATGGCCATGGGGATTCTTGATATCGAGCCCCTTACCTACATCCGCGGTCGCTCGATCCCGCTTCAGTACATGATCGTCGACGAAGCGCAGAACCTCACCCCTCACGAGATCAAGACGATCATCACCCGGGCGGGAGAGGGGACGAAGATCGTCCTGACCGGCGACCCCTACCAGATCGATAACCCCTATGTCGACTCCGCCAGCAACGGGCTGACGTACGTCGTCGAACGGTTCAAGGAGCAGGCGATCGCCGGCCATGTGATTATGACCAAAGGTGAGCGTTCCGAACTGGCCGAACTGGCAGCCAACCTGCTGTAG
- a CDS encoding aminotransferase class V-fold PLP-dependent enzyme gives MSIYLDNAATSFPKPDSVYNAVDLALREIGVGPGRGGYRRGMAATRLVFEAREEVAALFGIADSSRVVFTHSATESLNLALFGLLRPGDHVITTTVEHNSLARPLHLLGRQGVAVTRVEADRHGFVTAAQVAAALRPKTRLVALAHCSNVTGAIQPIGEIAAIARRAGALLLVDAAQSAGMIPIDAPALGIDLLAAPGHKGLLGPQGTGVLYLAEGVELTPLMVGGTGSFSSELDQPAAMPERFESGTLNTPGIAGLKAGVEFVRKIGVGQIRDREQLLVSRLLAGLAEIPAVTVHGPAGDEPRGGVVSITVAGIDPQTVGFRLDNDFDISVRVGLHCAPDAHRTIGTYPGGTIRISPGYFNADHDVDALLAALAQIARSS, from the coding sequence ATGTCGATCTACCTGGACAATGCAGCTACCTCATTCCCGAAACCCGACAGCGTTTACAATGCGGTTGATCTGGCGTTGCGCGAGATTGGCGTCGGTCCGGGGCGTGGCGGCTATCGACGGGGGATGGCAGCGACCCGGCTGGTTTTCGAGGCCCGGGAGGAGGTCGCGGCGCTGTTCGGCATTGCCGATTCGTCCCGCGTCGTCTTCACCCACAGCGCCACTGAATCGCTCAATCTGGCGTTGTTTGGCCTGCTGCGGCCCGGCGATCACGTGATCACTACCACGGTGGAGCATAATTCCCTGGCCCGGCCGCTCCATCTGCTCGGCCGGCAAGGGGTGGCGGTTACCCGGGTCGAGGCCGATCGGCACGGCTTTGTCACCGCGGCGCAGGTGGCGGCCGCCCTTCGGCCGAAAACCCGCTTGGTTGCCTTGGCCCATTGCTCCAACGTTACCGGCGCCATCCAGCCGATCGGTGAAATCGCGGCCATCGCCCGCCGCGCCGGGGCGCTCCTTTTGGTTGATGCCGCCCAGAGTGCCGGGATGATACCGATCGATGCTCCCGCGCTGGGGATCGATCTCCTGGCGGCGCCAGGCCATAAAGGATTGCTCGGTCCACAGGGGACCGGGGTGCTTTACCTGGCCGAAGGGGTGGAGTTGACGCCGCTGATGGTTGGCGGCACGGGGAGCTTCTCGTCGGAGCTCGACCAACCGGCGGCGATGCCCGAGCGATTCGAGAGCGGCACTCTCAATACGCCCGGGATTGCCGGACTCAAGGCCGGCGTAGAATTTGTCCGGAAAATCGGTGTTGGACAGATTCGGGATCGGGAACAACTGCTGGTTTCCCGGCTGCTGGCCGGGCTGGCGGAAATCCCGGCCGTTACCGTGCACGGGCCGGCTGGTGATGAACCTCGCGGCGGCGTTGTCAGTATCACGGTGGCGGGGATCGATCCCCAAACCGTCGGCTTCCGCCTGGATAACGACTTCGATATCTCCGTCCGGGTAGGTCTCCATTGTGCGCCGGATGCCCATCGAACCATCGGGACCTATCCCGGGGGGACAATCCGGATCAGCCCCGGCTATTTCAATGCCGACCATGATGTCGATGCTTTGCTGGCGGCGCTGGCGCAGATTGCCCGGAGCAGCTGA